The proteins below are encoded in one region of Planctopirus limnophila DSM 3776:
- a CDS encoding TrkH family potassium uptake protein, which produces MPSLPFQFDDSTSLHPRLNRALILLEWLSGLVALVLVLSDQGFVRQKESLPGQELTNSNWWLLGLTAACLALPVVTLPVRYWWSRTRSTFLRSHALLVTITLIWFLGAIAFSIPTATMEVIQEEIAGTHGPGQGMIFWTELFGLLRGISSLIRLIRWSTEAGLSPALVFVASFLLLIFSGTLLLMLPRCRPEGLPPATWLEALFTATSACCVTGLNVVDPGTYWSRTGQCVILGLIQAGGLGVMSFGAFIALVVTRNIAAREAATFRDLLESDRLGDVSGLIKDIIAFTLAIELVGAVAISGLWSHLPLGEQIFYSVFHSVSAFCNAGFCLHAEGLIGRELRPEVWGGIALLIILGGIGFGPLHNLREIASHQFLKIFMPQKISPSIGRMRVSLTTRIVFRVTIALLVGGAVVLFLTELGRPVAGQTIWQQIANAWFHSVTLRTAGFNTMDHSQLTPASKLISIVLMFIGASPGSTGGGIKTTCFAVAILTLRSVLQQKSHIEAGGRTIPQEQILRGLSIVALSLTAIIGCTLILVIVENKPTLFLDHFYEATSAFATVGVSTGITPSLKPLSQLALIATMFIGRIGAVTLVVALAGSASQVVYRYPDERISLG; this is translated from the coding sequence ATGCCCTCGCTCCCGTTTCAGTTTGACGACAGTACGTCGCTTCATCCGCGCCTCAATCGGGCTTTGATCCTGCTTGAATGGCTGAGTGGTTTAGTGGCCTTGGTGCTGGTGTTAAGTGACCAGGGGTTTGTCCGTCAAAAGGAAAGCTTACCCGGGCAGGAACTGACCAATTCCAACTGGTGGCTCCTGGGTTTGACCGCAGCCTGCCTGGCATTACCCGTGGTGACATTGCCAGTACGGTATTGGTGGAGTCGAACCCGATCGACCTTTCTGCGATCTCACGCGCTCCTCGTGACCATTACGTTGATCTGGTTTCTTGGCGCCATCGCCTTTTCCATTCCTACAGCGACGATGGAAGTCATTCAGGAAGAAATTGCAGGGACTCACGGCCCCGGTCAGGGGATGATTTTCTGGACGGAATTATTTGGGCTCTTGCGAGGGATTTCCTCGCTGATTCGACTGATCCGCTGGTCGACCGAAGCCGGTTTGAGCCCGGCCTTAGTTTTTGTGGCCAGTTTTCTCCTGCTGATTTTCAGTGGCACACTGCTGTTAATGCTGCCTCGCTGCCGACCCGAAGGCTTGCCACCAGCAACGTGGCTCGAAGCTTTGTTCACCGCCACCAGTGCCTGCTGTGTGACTGGGTTGAATGTGGTTGACCCAGGAACATATTGGAGCCGGACGGGCCAGTGCGTCATTCTGGGTCTGATTCAGGCCGGTGGACTGGGCGTCATGTCGTTTGGAGCATTTATCGCGCTGGTTGTGACTCGCAACATTGCTGCCAGGGAAGCTGCCACTTTTCGAGATCTTCTCGAATCTGATCGACTGGGCGATGTTTCGGGGCTGATTAAGGACATCATTGCCTTTACGCTGGCCATCGAACTCGTGGGTGCGGTGGCGATTTCCGGATTGTGGAGCCATTTGCCTCTGGGCGAACAGATTTTTTACAGCGTGTTTCATTCGGTCAGTGCATTCTGCAATGCCGGCTTTTGTCTGCATGCCGAGGGCCTGATCGGGCGGGAACTGCGACCAGAAGTCTGGGGCGGAATTGCCCTGCTCATCATTTTGGGAGGGATCGGCTTTGGGCCACTCCACAATTTGCGAGAGATTGCCAGCCATCAATTTCTGAAAATCTTCATGCCTCAGAAAATCTCGCCTTCGATAGGCCGCATGCGGGTTTCCTTAACGACCAGAATTGTCTTTCGAGTGACGATCGCACTCCTTGTGGGTGGAGCTGTGGTACTGTTTCTGACAGAGCTGGGGCGTCCTGTGGCGGGCCAGACGATCTGGCAACAGATTGCGAATGCCTGGTTCCATTCGGTCACGTTACGAACAGCCGGCTTTAACACCATGGATCATTCACAGTTAACTCCAGCCAGCAAACTTATAAGTATTGTTTTGATGTTTATCGGGGCGTCCCCCGGATCGACAGGTGGGGGGATCAAAACGACATGTTTTGCTGTAGCGATCCTGACATTGAGGTCAGTCCTTCAGCAGAAGAGTCATATTGAAGCGGGAGGCCGCACGATCCCTCAGGAACAGATTCTGCGTGGCTTGTCGATTGTGGCCTTGTCACTGACAGCGATTATTGGCTGCACGTTGATCCTGGTGATCGTGGAGAACAAACCTACACTGTTTCTCGATCATTTTTATGAAGCCACAAGTGCCTTCGCGACCGTCGGTGTTTCCACGGGGATTACGCCGAGTCTGAAGCCCCTGTCGCAACTGGCATTGATTGCAACGATGTTCATTGGCCGCATTGGCGCTGTCACATTGGTGGTGGCTCTGGCAGGTTCAGCGAGCCAGGTGGTCTATCGTTACCCGGATGAGCGTATTTCTCTGGGCTGA
- a CDS encoding sialate O-acetylesterase, translated as MIGSKFVPHSIETAGKTSTRSRSWLVAATCAVLSVASLPSAMADVKLPSIFSDNMALQQGVPLKVWGWADEGEDVTVTIGSNSATTKAAGGSWKVELPAIEKFGPTTFKVAGKNTIEPKNVIVADVWVCSGQSNMEWTVSRSMNPKEEIAAAKYPGIRVFMVPKVAANQPQKDINAKWIEVSPETISNVTAVGYYFGRDLHQKLDRPVGLINDAWGGTLCEAWTSAEALAADADYADILKRGEAANNDEKQKNGPNRPSVLYNGMIAPIVPFSIKGAIWYQGESNAGRAEQYRKLLPTMIADWRKQWGQGDFPFYVVQLANYLAKTPEPVESAWAELREAQWLTGKNVPNAGTAIIIDIGEEKDIHPQNKQDVGKRLALLALKNTYGKDVPSQGPVYKSMTVEGNKIRLAFDHVHGGLKVAGDELRSFAVCGEDKKWAWAKASIDGDTVVLVVPDSITKPVAVRYAWANNPDATLFNAAGLPAVPFRTDNFPGATTGKK; from the coding sequence ATGATTGGTTCAAAATTCGTTCCGCATTCGATTGAAACTGCTGGGAAAACAAGCACCCGCTCTCGAAGCTGGCTGGTGGCGGCAACTTGTGCTGTCTTGTCCGTGGCTTCTTTGCCCTCTGCCATGGCTGATGTCAAGTTGCCATCAATCTTCAGTGACAACATGGCCCTTCAACAGGGCGTGCCTCTCAAGGTCTGGGGTTGGGCCGACGAAGGCGAAGATGTCACCGTCACGATTGGTTCCAACTCAGCGACCACCAAAGCAGCGGGCGGTTCATGGAAGGTCGAGTTACCGGCCATTGAGAAGTTCGGCCCGACAACATTCAAAGTCGCCGGCAAAAACACCATTGAACCTAAGAATGTGATTGTCGCCGATGTCTGGGTCTGCTCGGGTCAGTCGAATATGGAGTGGACTGTCTCGCGTTCCATGAACCCCAAAGAAGAAATCGCAGCGGCCAAGTATCCTGGAATTCGTGTCTTTATGGTGCCGAAGGTGGCTGCCAATCAACCACAAAAAGATATCAACGCCAAGTGGATCGAAGTCAGCCCCGAGACTATTAGCAACGTGACAGCTGTCGGTTATTACTTCGGCCGCGACCTTCATCAGAAACTTGATCGACCTGTGGGGTTGATTAACGATGCCTGGGGCGGAACGCTGTGCGAAGCCTGGACCAGCGCTGAAGCCTTGGCTGCCGATGCCGACTATGCAGATATCCTCAAGCGGGGTGAAGCTGCCAACAACGATGAAAAGCAGAAAAACGGCCCCAACCGCCCTTCAGTTCTCTACAACGGCATGATTGCACCGATCGTTCCCTTTTCGATCAAAGGAGCGATCTGGTATCAGGGTGAATCGAACGCCGGCCGTGCCGAACAGTATCGCAAACTGCTCCCCACCATGATTGCTGACTGGCGGAAGCAATGGGGACAAGGTGATTTCCCCTTCTATGTCGTCCAACTTGCCAATTATCTCGCCAAGACCCCAGAACCTGTCGAAAGTGCCTGGGCTGAACTTCGCGAAGCTCAGTGGCTGACTGGCAAAAATGTCCCCAATGCAGGCACAGCCATTATCATCGATATTGGTGAAGAAAAGGATATTCACCCTCAAAACAAACAGGATGTCGGCAAGCGACTGGCACTATTGGCTCTGAAAAACACATATGGCAAAGATGTCCCTTCGCAGGGCCCGGTCTACAAATCGATGACCGTAGAAGGCAACAAAATCCGTCTGGCGTTCGATCATGTCCATGGCGGGTTGAAAGTGGCTGGCGATGAACTCCGCAGCTTTGCCGTTTGCGGCGAAGACAAAAAATGGGCCTGGGCCAAAGCGTCGATTGATGGCGATACCGTCGTGCTGGTCGTCCCTGACTCGATCACCAAGCCCGTCGCTGTCCGCTATGCCTGGGCCAATAATCCCGATGCGACTCTGTTCAACGCAGCCGGTTTGCCAGCCGTCCCTTTCCGCACCGATAACTTCCCCGGCGCCACCACCGGCAAGAAGTAG
- a CDS encoding aspartate aminotransferase family protein: MVPASMEKTDQTLRPVDSEASSKAWFHPLEVFAGEDESNKWRQELSELEPPAHRTYTPTQAVLARSSGIYHWTTEGRRLYDFTSGVLVSNLGHNPLRWMRRFARYSQWLPNLLFGDIESDEITGAEEFGMGLTMTAYNSVTSIEVLACERLVKSLQQTPLGRRLETIAWAASGSEAVHKALWVCLNRDPSRPMILATRYGYHGKKGLSNAVTGSESDRERDPRVRFIGFPREEIRDQSAAAPIDLTVYRKELESIWAEYGSKIGCLITEPYLGGGGSYHPPREYHQLLQQFCREHDILLIFDEVQANFGRTGSMYAFEKYGVEPDFVVLGKGLGNGVPVAAVAGSSKWMKMLPYGELSDTWSANPLSCAAVVATLDEFESRDLMSHVRQMEPRMLAGLNRLKETGLTSYVRGEGMVYGIECAPFAGLAPAEVAAAIVSGCYQGHGLQSDGTWGDGIHLLGPLSKCVLRVSPPLVITSEQVEASMELFYNLLKAVRQKLS, translated from the coding sequence ATGGTACCAGCTTCGATGGAGAAAACGGATCAGACTCTGCGGCCTGTTGACTCAGAGGCTTCTTCAAAAGCATGGTTTCATCCGCTGGAGGTTTTCGCTGGCGAAGATGAGTCGAACAAATGGCGGCAGGAACTCTCGGAGCTGGAGCCGCCCGCTCATCGAACTTATACGCCGACTCAAGCGGTTCTAGCGCGATCTTCCGGAATCTACCATTGGACGACCGAAGGCCGCCGGTTGTACGACTTCACATCGGGAGTTCTCGTTTCGAATCTGGGGCATAATCCATTGCGTTGGATGAGGCGTTTTGCCAGGTATTCCCAGTGGCTGCCGAACCTGCTCTTTGGTGACATCGAGAGTGACGAAATCACCGGTGCCGAAGAGTTTGGCATGGGTTTAACCATGACGGCTTACAACAGTGTGACTTCGATTGAAGTGCTGGCCTGTGAACGTCTGGTGAAAAGTCTGCAACAGACACCACTCGGCAGACGACTGGAGACAATTGCCTGGGCAGCCTCTGGTTCAGAAGCCGTTCATAAAGCCCTGTGGGTGTGCCTGAATCGCGATCCATCGAGGCCCATGATTCTTGCCACGCGTTATGGATATCACGGCAAGAAAGGTCTTTCCAATGCCGTGACTGGCTCTGAAAGTGATCGGGAACGAGATCCTCGGGTGCGTTTCATTGGTTTTCCCCGCGAAGAGATTCGAGATCAGTCGGCAGCCGCTCCCATCGATTTGACGGTCTATCGAAAGGAACTGGAGTCGATCTGGGCCGAATATGGTTCGAAGATCGGGTGTCTGATTACTGAGCCTTATCTGGGAGGTGGCGGGAGCTATCATCCTCCGCGCGAATACCATCAGTTGCTGCAGCAGTTCTGCAGGGAGCACGACATCCTGCTGATCTTTGACGAGGTTCAAGCCAATTTTGGCCGCACTGGCTCGATGTACGCTTTTGAGAAGTACGGAGTCGAACCGGATTTTGTCGTGCTGGGTAAGGGGCTGGGGAATGGTGTTCCCGTGGCAGCCGTGGCGGGCTCGTCGAAATGGATGAAGATGCTCCCCTATGGCGAGTTGAGTGACACATGGAGTGCAAATCCACTTTCCTGTGCTGCGGTTGTCGCCACGCTGGATGAATTCGAGTCGCGTGATTTGATGAGCCATGTGCGGCAAATGGAACCACGGATGTTGGCCGGTCTGAATCGTTTGAAAGAGACCGGGTTAACTTCGTATGTCCGTGGCGAGGGGATGGTATATGGGATCGAATGCGCCCCATTTGCAGGACTGGCTCCTGCAGAAGTCGCAGCAGCGATTGTCAGTGGCTGCTATCAAGGCCATGGGCTTCAAAGTGATGGAACCTGGGGCGACGGGATTCATCTGCTGGGCCCGCTTTCCAAGTGCGTACTGCGTGTCAGTCCGCCACTGGTGATCACCAGCGAGCAGGTCGAAGCTTCGATGGAACTGTTCTACAACCTGTTGAAAGCTGTTCGTCAAAAGCTCTCGTGA
- a CDS encoding alpha/beta fold hydrolase, translated as MIVPAPFADSQFVTISGHRMHYRDAGAGRPVIMLHGNPNWSYYFRNLIDSLKATHRCLVPDHIGCGLSDKPADRDYPYRLERRISDITEWIDGLQLTEPVTLVVHDWGGMIGCGWAVEHVEQVERLVILNTGAFPLPKQKPVPWQLRLARTPGLGSLLVRGFNAFSEGAVRSCVTRRPMPADVARSYCAPYDSWSNRRAVHRFVQDIPLNEQHPSWVAVSKTAQALHRLQSKPMLIGWGAKDFVFDDHFLAEWRVRFSQAHVRYFPDCGHYILEDAQEELIPLISDFVRGKEIS; from the coding sequence TTGATTGTGCCAGCACCCTTTGCCGACAGTCAGTTTGTTACCATCAGTGGTCATCGGATGCACTACCGGGATGCCGGTGCAGGTCGACCTGTCATCATGCTCCATGGAAATCCGAACTGGAGTTATTACTTTCGAAACCTGATTGATTCGCTCAAAGCCACACATCGTTGTCTTGTCCCGGATCACATTGGTTGTGGACTCTCTGATAAGCCGGCCGATCGCGACTATCCTTATCGACTGGAACGTCGCATTTCGGACATCACGGAATGGATCGATGGGCTGCAATTGACGGAACCGGTGACTCTTGTCGTGCATGACTGGGGTGGCATGATTGGCTGCGGCTGGGCCGTCGAGCATGTGGAACAGGTTGAGCGTCTGGTGATTCTGAATACCGGTGCGTTCCCTCTTCCAAAGCAAAAGCCTGTGCCGTGGCAATTGCGACTGGCCCGCACACCGGGGCTGGGGTCACTTCTGGTTCGCGGATTCAATGCCTTCAGTGAAGGGGCTGTCCGCAGTTGTGTGACTCGTCGCCCCATGCCAGCCGATGTGGCTCGCAGTTATTGTGCCCCGTATGACTCGTGGTCTAATCGCCGGGCAGTCCATCGATTCGTGCAGGATATTCCTTTGAATGAGCAGCATCCCAGTTGGGTCGCTGTCTCGAAGACCGCCCAGGCACTGCACCGCCTGCAATCTAAACCGATGCTGATTGGCTGGGGCGCTAAAGATTTTGTATTTGATGACCATTTTCTGGCGGAATGGCGAGTTCGATTTTCTCAGGCTCATGTCCGTTATTTTCCTGATTGCGGCCACTACATCCTTGAAGATGCTCAAGAAGAGCTGATTCCACTGATCTCTGATTTTGTCCGAGGAAAAGAAATCAGCTAA
- a CDS encoding efflux RND transporter periplasmic adaptor subunit, which yields MSGTAKQFLAVSTCALLLMTGCQKENAYQEPPPPKVKVALPVVQPVTQYYEFTGTTASVDTVELKARVTGYLHKVHFKDGARVKAGELLFTIEQDPFRITLEQAKANLRKAEAAYALSVADLARVETLVKKNVATSADLDTTVAERDSNLAQIEAEKAAVQRAELDMKYTEIRSPIDGRVGRRMIDEGNIVLAQETLLTTVEAYDPVYVYFNVSERELLEFRANLVKNAQDPEHRTPVPLQMGLLTDVGYPYSGFSDYTDPGVDASTGTLLVRGTFPNPDGGILPGLFVRIRAPQKVLPQALLVPDLALGTNQEGKYLLVVDAENKVQQKTVTTGSKIGEFRVILTGITAADRVVISGLQRAQPDSLVVPVVEKLSPPSASDVDQSAESTPAKAGTSQDGQPAQKTSETPAQPAGDSPQADAKKEPSSPGQGN from the coding sequence TTGTCAGGTACTGCAAAGCAATTTCTGGCGGTCAGCACTTGTGCTCTGTTGCTGATGACCGGTTGCCAGAAGGAGAATGCCTATCAGGAGCCACCTCCTCCCAAGGTCAAAGTGGCGCTGCCTGTCGTGCAGCCAGTCACGCAGTACTATGAGTTCACCGGGACGACAGCTTCTGTTGATACGGTCGAGTTGAAAGCCCGTGTCACGGGTTACCTTCATAAAGTCCACTTCAAAGATGGTGCCCGGGTCAAAGCGGGTGAGTTGCTGTTCACCATCGAACAGGATCCCTTCCGCATTACCCTTGAACAGGCCAAAGCGAATTTGAGAAAGGCCGAAGCGGCTTATGCACTCTCTGTAGCCGATCTGGCTCGAGTGGAAACGCTGGTCAAAAAGAATGTCGCCACCAGTGCAGACCTGGATACGACTGTCGCTGAACGCGATAGTAACCTGGCACAGATCGAAGCGGAGAAGGCGGCTGTCCAGCGGGCCGAACTGGATATGAAATACACCGAGATCCGCTCGCCGATTGATGGACGAGTTGGCCGGAGAATGATCGATGAGGGCAATATTGTCCTCGCACAGGAAACGCTTTTGACAACTGTTGAGGCCTACGATCCCGTGTATGTCTATTTCAATGTCAGTGAGCGAGAACTTCTGGAGTTCCGCGCGAATCTGGTCAAGAATGCGCAGGATCCAGAGCATCGTACTCCGGTGCCACTGCAGATGGGGCTGTTGACGGATGTGGGTTATCCTTATTCAGGATTCTCGGATTATACCGATCCTGGTGTGGATGCGAGCACAGGGACTTTACTTGTCAGAGGGACCTTCCCGAATCCGGATGGCGGTATACTTCCCGGATTATTTGTCCGCATCCGAGCTCCACAAAAAGTGCTGCCTCAGGCTCTGCTGGTACCTGATCTGGCGTTAGGAACAAACCAGGAAGGGAAGTACCTGCTGGTGGTCGATGCCGAGAATAAGGTTCAGCAGAAAACAGTGACGACGGGTTCGAAGATAGGCGAGTTTCGTGTAATTCTCACCGGGATCACTGCTGCTGATCGAGTCGTGATTTCGGGCTTGCAGCGTGCTCAACCAGACAGTCTGGTTGTGCCTGTGGTCGAGAAGCTTTCGCCCCCTTCAGCCAGTGATGTCGATCAATCAGCGGAGAGCACTCCAGCAAAGGCTGGCACTTCTCAGGACGGTCAACCGGCACAGAAAACTTCGGAGACGCCTGCCCAGCCAGCCGGTGATTCTCCACAGGCAGATGCCAAGAAAGAGCCCTCATCTCCCGGTCAGGGGAATTGA
- a CDS encoding ecotin: MLTSFGKCFVGMVLVCLLPVVQGGEAEQNLKAFPPAEPGMTRHVIFLEPQPDESLFKVELQVGKVVKTDSRNHFFFGGSLEAKNIDGWGFTKYVVAKLGPMGGTLIGVDPNEPLVDRFVTLGGEPQLIRYNSRLPVVVYVPEGAEVRYRIWRADDKTTIVPAK; encoded by the coding sequence ATGTTAACAAGTTTTGGGAAATGCTTTGTCGGGATGGTGTTGGTATGTCTGCTGCCGGTGGTGCAGGGTGGAGAGGCCGAACAGAACCTCAAGGCTTTTCCTCCGGCTGAGCCGGGAATGACTCGACATGTGATCTTTCTGGAGCCGCAACCTGATGAAAGCCTGTTTAAAGTTGAGTTACAGGTGGGGAAAGTGGTCAAGACTGACAGTCGCAATCACTTCTTCTTCGGTGGAAGTCTAGAGGCCAAAAATATCGATGGTTGGGGTTTTACGAAGTATGTGGTTGCCAAACTGGGGCCCATGGGTGGCACTTTGATTGGCGTCGATCCCAATGAACCCCTGGTGGATCGTTTTGTCACACTGGGAGGCGAACCACAGTTGATCCGCTACAACAGTCGGTTGCCAGTCGTGGTTTATGTTCCTGAGGGGGCCGAAGTCCGGTATCGGATCTGGCGCGCGGATGATAAAACCACCATCGTCCCAGCGAAATAG
- a CDS encoding sugar phosphate isomerase/epimerase family protein — MSDRPMGCTRRDMLRVSGLAVAGMAFGSMTATRSVAAALQTSASPFEISLAQWSLHKAFFDKKADPMDFAKIAKEEFGINAIEYVNQFYKGKAEDQAFLADLKKRADDHGVKSLLIMCDGEGALGDADEAKRKKAVENHYKWVAAAKYLGCHSIRVNAQSGGSYDEQLARAADGLRRLTEFAATHDINVIVENHGGLSSNGAWLAAVMKKVDHPRCGTLPDFGNFRVSKDEMYDRYKGVEELMPFAKAVSAKSHDFDAAGNEIHTDYRKMMKIVASFGYKGYVGIEYEGSKISEADGIKATKKLLETVRSEMA; from the coding sequence ATGAGTGATCGTCCCATGGGTTGTACGCGTCGTGATATGCTTCGAGTTTCAGGGCTGGCAGTGGCCGGCATGGCTTTTGGATCGATGACAGCGACACGGTCAGTGGCGGCAGCTTTACAGACATCGGCCAGTCCGTTTGAAATTTCACTGGCTCAGTGGTCATTGCATAAGGCTTTCTTTGACAAGAAGGCTGACCCCATGGACTTTGCGAAGATCGCGAAAGAAGAATTTGGCATTAACGCCATTGAGTATGTGAATCAGTTCTACAAAGGCAAAGCCGAAGACCAGGCCTTCCTGGCTGACTTGAAGAAGCGCGCAGACGATCATGGGGTGAAGAGCCTGCTGATCATGTGCGATGGGGAAGGGGCTCTGGGTGACGCCGACGAAGCGAAACGCAAAAAGGCTGTCGAGAATCATTACAAGTGGGTGGCTGCCGCCAAGTATCTGGGTTGCCACTCAATTCGAGTGAATGCACAGAGCGGTGGATCGTATGATGAGCAGTTGGCACGTGCTGCTGATGGCCTGCGTCGGCTCACCGAATTTGCGGCGACTCACGATATCAATGTGATCGTGGAAAACCATGGCGGGCTCTCTTCAAATGGTGCCTGGCTGGCTGCTGTGATGAAGAAGGTCGATCATCCCCGCTGCGGGACTTTGCCTGACTTCGGGAATTTCCGTGTCAGCAAAGATGAGATGTATGATCGCTACAAAGGTGTTGAGGAATTGATGCCCTTTGCCAAAGCTGTCAGTGCGAAGTCTCACGACTTCGATGCGGCTGGCAATGAGATCCACACCGACTATCGCAAGATGATGAAGATTGTGGCCAGCTTTGGTTACAAAGGCTATGTCGGTATTGAATATGAAGGGAGTAAAATCTCCGAAGCTGACGGGATCAAGGCGACTAAGAAACTGCTTGAAACTGTACGCAGTGAGATGGCGTAG